One window from the genome of Nicotiana sylvestris chromosome 9, ASM39365v2, whole genome shotgun sequence encodes:
- the LOC104240418 gene encoding uncharacterized protein produces the protein MGEKELQMPVKKLFLWVRRQSKNVKIFLGVVTSLALVVILKFFIKKHNHFFVLAEFVHFVGLLCLIYKLSTLKTCSGISLKTQVVTEIFLGVRLFCGYIMSAPIHFLLDLVTLVATFWVIRMMKKSKLKSSYMADLDSMPLWHLMAPCAVVAILIHPHTRHSILTDVLWAFSSYLEAISVLPQLRLMQNVQIIEPFTAHYVFALGIQRFLTCAHWIVQVYDTSGAYLYLAGRGYLWIPMVFISEIVQTFILADFCYYYIKSVMSGQLLVRLPTPV, from the exons ATGGGTGAGAAGGAGTTGCAAATGCCAGTCAAAAAGCTCTTCTTATGGGTGCGAAGGCAGTCAAAAAATGTTAAGATTTTCTTAGGTGTCGTCACATCATTGGCTTTAGTGGTGATTCTCAAGTTCTTCATAAAAAAACACAATCACTTCTTCGTTTTGGCAGAGTTTGTTCATTTCGTTGGACTCTTATGTTTGATTTACAAGTTGTCTACCCTCAAGACTTGCTCTG GCATTTCATTGAAGACTCAAGTGGTTACAGAGATATTTTTAGGTGTAAGATTGTTTTGTGGTTACATCATGTCAGCACCTATACACTTTCTTCTAGATCTTGTTACACTTGTGGCAACATTTTGGGTCATACGTATGATGAAAAAGTCCAAGTTGAAGTCTTCCTACATGGCTGATCTGGATAGCATGCCCTTGTGGCATTTG ATGGCGCCGTGTGCTGTTGTAGCTATTCTTATCCATCCTCATACGCGTCACTCTATATTAACTGATGTGCTTTGGGCTTTTTCTTCATATCTGGAAGCCATCTCTGTACTGCCTCAGCTTCGCTTGATGCAGAATGTTCAG ATAATCGAGCCATTTACAGCCCATTATGTTTTTGCATTGGGTATTCAAAGATTCTTGACTTGTGCTCATTGGATTGTTCAG GTGTATGACACTAGTGGAGCATATCTGTATTTGGCTGGAAGGGGATACTTGTGGATACCAATGGTCTTTATCTCAGAAATTGTTCAAACGTTTATCCTGGctgatttctgttattattacATAAAGAG TGTCATGAGCGGTCAACTTTTGGTTCGCCTGCCAACGCCTGTGTAA